One genomic segment of Diceros bicornis minor isolate mBicDic1 chromosome 13, mDicBic1.mat.cur, whole genome shotgun sequence includes these proteins:
- the SZRD1 gene encoding SUZ domain-containing protein 1 isoform X5, translated as MASRKSRSPPKVPIVIQDDSLPTGPPPQIRILKRPTSNGVVSSPNSTSRPALPVKSLAQREAEYAEARKRILGSASPEEEQEKPILDRPTRISQPEDSRQPNNVIRQPLGPDGSQGFKQRR; from the exons ATGGCAAG CAGGAAATCCAGATCTCCTCCCAAAGTGCCCATTGTGATTCAGGACGATAGCCTTCCCACGGGGCCCCCTCCACAGATCCGCATCCTCAAGAGGCCCACCAGCAACGGTGTGGTCAGCAGCCCCAACTCCACCAGCAGGCCAGCCCTTCCCGTCAAGTCCCTGGCACAGCGGGAGGCAGAGTACGCCGAAGCCCGGAAGCGGATCCTGGGCAGCGCCAGCCCCGAGGAAGAGCAAGAGAAACCCATCCTCGACAG GCCAACCAGGATCTCCCAACCTGAAGACAGCAGGCAGCCCAATAATGTGATCAGACAGCCTTTGGGTCCTGATGGGTCACAAGGCTTTAAGCAGCGCAGATAA